Proteins encoded by one window of Chryseobacterium sp. POL2:
- a CDS encoding transcriptional regulator: protein MTINSIVEKSKLVIFDSYSTILSMKRFLLFFYLISISFSKAQSLTSEELIEAWSDSSLYQTISYHKTEQDLYKNFNNKNALDMVKKIELHLREKPDIRISLRLLMYSEAIFYMLNMKTDQYSMNKLKKAIEEDVKKIGDEQLSLELQSVYNEKDYTYDTIKNLDDKYKVIYQQEKIGEKYFPTLYRRHFYLSYRYYGRQDFNKTISHAKKGLVLLEKDKNIVDYKVYFRLLDLLGACYNEINQPEKGLYYYTKLDQVSNDFFKNNRKPIYYFPGDHNTFDWSIVAKGGIGQALILQNKCNDAKPLLTESYIKSHEQKEYYNEGKVLALLAQCDFNEGKYKEALTNYDKALTATNLTGADKNTRLKTLLGLSKTYKALGKKNASEKYFTKYIDEKNALKTNQDNPNETRQSEINKAIKTKSIVRLLGIFVVVGLIIIFLLVYLFRRYKKGAKLSLREKERKLKQKDILIEKTKEEQIKVQTQIKEFKNKLEEKSKLIEAIESQQVDSEELKALKSSTILTNEEWEIFKQKFIKFYPYFILKLIQKYPQLTTAEIRYLCLIKLNMSSSQIASTLGISPSSLRVTWYRIKKKIELSEQIQAYEFVEKNI, encoded by the coding sequence GAAAAATCAAAATTAGTTATCTTTGACAGTTATTCTACTATACTTTCCATGAAGAGGTTTTTACTATTTTTTTATCTTATCAGTATTTCATTTTCCAAAGCGCAATCTTTAACTTCTGAAGAACTAATAGAAGCTTGGTCCGACTCTTCTCTGTATCAAACAATTTCCTATCATAAAACCGAACAAGATCTCTATAAAAATTTTAACAACAAAAACGCGCTTGACATGGTTAAGAAAATTGAGTTGCACTTGCGCGAAAAGCCAGACATTCGTATTTCTTTAAGATTATTGATGTATAGTGAGGCCATATTCTATATGTTGAACATGAAAACTGACCAGTATTCTATGAATAAATTAAAAAAAGCCATAGAAGAAGATGTTAAAAAAATTGGAGACGAACAGTTGTCACTTGAACTGCAAAGTGTTTACAATGAAAAAGACTACACCTACGATACTATAAAAAACCTAGACGACAAATACAAAGTTATTTATCAGCAAGAAAAAATTGGTGAAAAATATTTCCCAACATTATACAGGAGGCATTTTTATTTATCTTATAGATATTATGGAAGACAAGATTTTAACAAAACTATTTCTCATGCAAAAAAAGGCCTTGTGCTTTTAGAAAAGGATAAAAACATTGTAGACTATAAGGTCTATTTTAGACTTTTGGATCTCTTAGGCGCTTGTTATAACGAAATAAACCAACCCGAAAAGGGTCTATATTATTATACAAAACTAGATCAAGTTTCTAATGATTTTTTTAAAAATAATAGAAAACCAATCTATTATTTCCCGGGAGACCACAATACGTTTGACTGGTCTATAGTAGCCAAAGGAGGAATAGGTCAAGCTTTGATATTACAGAACAAATGCAACGATGCAAAGCCTTTACTTACAGAAAGCTACATAAAATCTCACGAACAAAAAGAATATTACAACGAGGGGAAAGTCTTAGCATTACTTGCACAATGTGATTTTAACGAAGGAAAATACAAAGAAGCACTTACTAATTATGATAAAGCCTTAACTGCAACCAACCTGACTGGCGCTGACAAGAACACAAGATTAAAAACACTTCTTGGCTTGTCCAAAACCTACAAAGCATTAGGAAAAAAAAATGCATCTGAGAAGTATTTCACTAAATATATTGATGAAAAAAATGCGCTTAAAACCAATCAAGACAATCCTAACGAAACCAGACAGTCAGAAATTAACAAAGCTATTAAGACAAAAAGTATTGTTAGGCTTTTAGGAATTTTCGTGGTTGTAGGTTTGATAATTATTTTTCTCTTGGTGTACTTGTTTCGTCGGTACAAAAAAGGTGCGAAATTATCGCTAAGAGAAAAAGAACGAAAGCTCAAACAGAAAGACATCTTAATTGAGAAAACCAAAGAAGAGCAGATCAAAGTACAAACACAGATTAAAGAATTTAAAAATAAACTGGAGGAAAAGTCCAAATTAATAGAAGCCATTGAAAGCCAACAAGTGGACTCAGAAGAACTGAAAGCGCTAAAAAGCTCTACTATTTTGACCAACGAAGAGTGGGAAATTTTTAAACAAAAATTCATAAAATTCTACCCCTATTTTATCCTAAAATTAATACAAAAATATCCACAACTTACCACCGCAGAAATAAGATACCTTTGCTTGATAAAGCTAAATATGTCAAGCTCACAAATAGCTTCTACTTTGGGAATTTCACCTTCATCTTTACGCGTTACGTGGTATCGAATAAAGAAAAAAATAGAGCTTTCAGAACAAATTCAGGCCTATGAGTTTGTAGAAAAAAATATTTAA